From Rhodopseudomonas palustris, a single genomic window includes:
- a CDS encoding methyl-accepting chemotaxis protein, translating into MAIGLFRKRQPAIAAPAVAAVAAPGAAEPAAAVAEADSAREMLELLELELGSLIRQLERAAHSVTTGVESTTATLHTIRERTDALTGRTSAAQATASSFSQAADKFTDSAHGIGAQVRQASQLADDACAAANEATANVERLRDSSAAIGNVVNLISQIARQTTLLALNSTIEAARAGAAGRGFAVVATEVKALAVQTQEATEEIKRKIDALQRDASSSADAVHRITSAIAAIRPVFDNVNGAVAEQNATTGDIADNATSASTFIASVGDSAAEIDSATREAEQHGDEVARAGQNVTNFAEKLRARTAVLLKLGDREDARRREKLPCHLQIELDTPRGRITAPAYEISMEGVLISGPAAAALAVGQTFAAELQDVGACRVRIAEHGKAGALARFVAPDAGLQERIEDRLWAIRDENTEFVTRAIEAGHELAKIFERGITSGALTVEQMFDDNYVEIAGTDPKQYRTQYLDWADRALPPFQEAFLAKDQRMAFCVMIDRNGYLPVHNRLYSQPQRPGDVAFNTANSRNRRIFNDPAGLAAGRNTRSFLIQSYARDMGGGQTVMMREIDVPVRVRGRHWGGFRTAYKL; encoded by the coding sequence ATGGCCATCGGCCTATTTCGCAAGCGGCAGCCGGCCATCGCCGCGCCTGCCGTGGCCGCCGTCGCGGCGCCCGGAGCGGCCGAGCCGGCCGCCGCGGTCGCAGAGGCCGATTCGGCGCGCGAGATGCTGGAGCTGTTGGAACTCGAGCTCGGCTCGCTGATTCGCCAGCTCGAGCGTGCCGCCCATTCGGTGACGACCGGCGTGGAATCGACCACCGCCACGCTGCACACCATTCGCGAGCGCACCGACGCCCTCACCGGCCGCACCAGCGCCGCACAGGCGACCGCCAGCTCGTTTTCGCAGGCCGCCGACAAGTTCACCGACTCCGCTCACGGCATCGGTGCCCAGGTCCGCCAGGCGTCCCAACTCGCCGACGACGCCTGCGCCGCCGCCAATGAAGCCACCGCCAATGTCGAGCGGCTGCGCGATTCGTCGGCGGCGATCGGCAACGTCGTCAATCTGATCTCCCAGATCGCCCGACAGACCACGTTGCTGGCTTTGAATTCGACGATCGAGGCGGCCCGCGCCGGCGCGGCGGGGCGGGGCTTCGCGGTGGTGGCGACCGAGGTCAAGGCGCTGGCGGTGCAAACCCAGGAGGCCACCGAGGAAATCAAGCGCAAGATCGACGCGCTGCAGCGCGACGCCTCCAGTTCGGCCGATGCCGTCCACCGCATCACCAGCGCAATCGCGGCGATCCGGCCGGTGTTCGACAACGTCAACGGTGCGGTCGCCGAGCAGAACGCCACCACCGGCGACATCGCCGACAACGCCACCTCGGCATCGACGTTCATCGCCTCGGTCGGCGACAGCGCTGCGGAAATCGACAGCGCCACCCGCGAGGCCGAACAGCACGGCGACGAGGTCGCGCGCGCCGGCCAGAACGTCACCAACTTCGCCGAGAAGCTGCGGGCGCGCACCGCAGTCCTGCTCAAGCTCGGCGACCGCGAGGATGCGCGGCGGCGCGAGAAGCTGCCGTGCCACCTGCAGATCGAGCTCGACACGCCGCGCGGCAGGATTACCGCGCCGGCGTATGAGATCTCGATGGAGGGTGTGCTGATCAGCGGCCCGGCTGCCGCCGCGCTGGCGGTCGGCCAGACCTTTGCGGCCGAGTTGCAGGACGTGGGCGCGTGCCGCGTCCGCATCGCAGAGCACGGCAAGGCCGGCGCGCTGGCGCGGTTCGTCGCACCCGACGCCGGCCTGCAGGAGCGGATCGAGGACCGGCTGTGGGCGATCCGCGACGAGAACACCGAATTCGTCACCCGCGCGATCGAGGCCGGGCACGAGCTTGCCAAGATCTTCGAACGCGGCATCACCTCGGGCGCGCTGACGGTGGAGCAGATGTTCGACGACAACTACGTCGAGATCGCCGGCACCGACCCGAAGCAGTACCGCACGCAATATCTCGATTGGGCCGACCGCGCGTTGCCGCCGTTCCAGGAAGCGTTTCTGGCCAAGGATCAGCGGATGGCGTTCTGCGTGATGATCGACCGCAACGGCTATCTGCCGGTGCACAACAGACTGTATTCGCAGCCGCAGCGGCCGGGCGACGTCGCCTTCAACACCGCCAACTCCCGCAACCGCCGGATCTTCAACGATCCGGCCGGGCTCGCGGCCGGCCGCAACACCCGCTCGTTCCTGATCCAGAGCTACGCCCGCGACATGGGCGGCGGCCAGACCGTGATGATGCGCGAGATCGA
- a CDS encoding YebC/PmpR family DNA-binding transcriptional regulator: MAGHSQFKNIMHRKGRQDAQRSKLFSKLAREITVAAKLGTPDPAMNPRLRAAVLAARAENMPKDNIERAIKKAIGGDSENYDEIRYEGYGPGGVAVIVEALTDNRNRAASDIRSFFTKSGGNLGETGSVSFMFDRTGIIEYDADKASADDMLDAAIEAGADDVVSSESGHEVYASQETFRDVAKALEAKFGEARKAAVIWKPQNTVAVDDETGEKLFKLMDALNDHDDVQNVYANFEVSDALMAKMAG; encoded by the coding sequence ATGGCCGGACATTCGCAATTCAAGAACATCATGCACCGCAAGGGCCGGCAGGACGCGCAGCGGTCCAAGCTGTTCAGCAAGCTCGCCCGCGAAATCACCGTCGCCGCCAAGCTCGGCACTCCCGACCCGGCGATGAACCCGCGGCTGCGCGCCGCGGTGCTGGCGGCGCGCGCGGAAAACATGCCGAAGGACAACATCGAGCGCGCGATCAAGAAGGCGATCGGCGGCGACTCGGAGAACTACGACGAGATCCGCTACGAGGGTTATGGTCCCGGCGGCGTCGCGGTGATCGTCGAGGCGCTGACCGACAATCGCAACCGCGCCGCGTCCGACATCCGCTCGTTCTTCACCAAGTCCGGCGGCAACCTCGGCGAAACCGGCTCGGTGTCGTTCATGTTCGACCGCACCGGGATCATCGAATACGACGCCGACAAGGCCTCCGCCGACGACATGCTCGATGCCGCGATCGAAGCCGGCGCCGACGACGTGGTGTCGTCGGAATCCGGCCACGAGGTCTATGCCTCGCAGGAGACCTTCCGCGACGTCGCCAAGGCGCTCGAAGCCAAATTCGGCGAAGCCCGCAAGGCGGCGGTGATCTGGAAGCCGCAGAACACGGTCGCGGTCGACGACGAGACCGGCGAGAAGCTGTTCAAGCTGATGGATGCGCTGAACGACCACGACGACGTTCAGAACGTCTACGCCAATTTCGAGGTCTCGGACGCCCTGATGGCGAAGATGGCGGGGTGA